The Osmerus eperlanus chromosome 7, fOsmEpe2.1, whole genome shotgun sequence genome includes a region encoding these proteins:
- the apoc2 gene encoding apolipoprotein C-II, translated as MNKLFVITVLVALLAINAESFRVARQAEGEEETVSEIAEEEGTLSKISTSVKSYYSHSIDTASGYLESLRGLKLEEKAKNLYEDTTRALKTYSGILQDQVYHIFYAQQ; from the exons ATGAACAAGCTGTTTGTCATTACTGTGCTTGTAGCTCTCCTGGCTATCA ATGCTGAGAGCTTCCGTGTGGCTAGacaggcggagggggaggaagaaaccGTGAGCGAGATCGCAGAGGAGGAAGGAACCCTGAGCAAGATCTCAACCTCTGTCAAGTCCTACTACAGCCACTCCATCGATACTGCCTCTGGATATCTGGAGAGCCTCAGGGGACTGAAACTGGAGGAGAAGGCCAa GAACCTTTACGAAGACACCACCAGGGCCTTGAAGACCTACTCTGGCATCCTGCAGGACCAAGTCTACCACATATTCTACGCCCAGCAGTaa
- the apoc4 gene encoding apolipoprotein C-IV has translation MQKMMLVVALVLLMQAVCEPILAQTPTGLGSESEPGILQRVSDRYRNGVVRVQGIGGTVLGYAGAYYEDHIKPVTDPYINWVSSFSRSLYDRVQQFRSD, from the exons ATGCAGAAGATGATGCTGGTAGTAGCTCTTGTACTGCTGATGCAAg CAGTGTGCGAGCCCATCTTGGCGCAGACACCAACAGGTTTAGGGTCTGAGTCTGAACCTGGTATACTGCAACGTGTTTCAGACAGATACAG GAATGGCGTGGTCCGAGTCCAGGGAATTGGAGGAACTGTTTTGGGATACGCGGGTGCATACTACGAAGACCACATCAAGCCCGTAACTGACCCCTACATCAACTGGGTCTCATCCTTCAGCCGGTCTCTCTATGACCGAGTCCAACAGTTCCGATCCGACTGA
- the apoc1 gene encoding apolipoprotein C-I, with protein MKLAIAIAVLMLVFAAHAEAEEEQSIEQRFATFQTQVKELTDGLAEKTKTTLEQIQQSEFATKTRDWFTEQFEKVKQKVEETFPKDN; from the exons ATGAAACTTGCCATCGCCATCGCCGTGCTCATGCTTGTGTTCGCTGCACACGCAG AAGCCGAGGAGGAGCAATCTATTGAGCAGCGTTTTGCCACTTTCCAGACCCAGGTGAAGGAACTCACCGATGGTCTGGCTGAGAAGACCAAGACTACTCTAGAGCAGATTCAGCAGAGCGAGTTTGCCACCAAAACCAG GGACTGGTTCACTGAGCAGTTTGAGAAGGTCAagcagaaggtggaggagacctTCCCCAAGGACAACTAA